The Candidatus Rokuibacteriota bacterium genome contains the following window.
AGCCGCCTCGCGCCGGCGCCCCGGGGATGGGCAGGGTGCCGCTTTTTGGCGGTTTCAGCAGGAGTTACGGGGCTTGTGGGGGGCCGCTCTGTGGCCGGGGCCCGGGGAGGGCTGTCCGCGGTGGACGGAAGGGCTAAGCGGGGTTGCCCTCTAGGCGGTTCCCACCCGCCATTCGGCAAGGCGAAGGCTCAGCGGGCCCGCCAGCCCCGCACCCAGGATGGCCCCTGCCATCCAGAGCGCGGTGACGGGGAGGGGAAGCGGCAGGCACTGGAGGTAGACGGCAGGTGCGATCAGCAGGGCGTAGAGCATCGAAAGCATCGCCCCGTCGGTGACCCGCTGGCCCTGCCTCGGACGGCCGAACGCCAGCCCGCCCACCAGCAGAGGGCCGGCCGTGTAACCGGCGGCAAAGAGAACAAGCACCAAGGCGAAGGAGATCGAGTCCGGAGCCGCCCGGATCACCCGCGCGCACCATTCCACCACGGTTGGGATCGAGAGAGGCGGGACGAGAATGAGCGCGATGCCCGCCCCGGTCAGGGCCGCCCACGCGACCGGCCGGAGTCTCCCGTGGGAAGC
Protein-coding sequences here:
- a CDS encoding zf-HC2 domain-containing protein, translated to MRCSEVQALLVDLLYEELGAEERSRLLAHLEGCGGCAERWSRLRALSSAADRWTAPPLPRGIAERALARVASERVRETRRKWPEVSPAHILPRVLLGAGAALVSLLLVLGTIEGQLAPLVIGAFGVVWTVLYAGFFLTASHGRLRPVAWAALTGAGIALILVPPLSIPTVVEWCARVIRAAPDSISFALVLVLFAAGYTAGPLLVGGLAFGRPRQGQRVTDGAMLSMLYALLIAPAVYLQCLPLPLPVTALWMAGAILGAGLAGPLSLRLAEWRVGTA